The proteins below are encoded in one region of Pleuronectes platessa chromosome 12, fPlePla1.1, whole genome shotgun sequence:
- the vps8 gene encoding vacuolar protein sorting-associated protein 8 homolog isoform X4 gives MSESPDVRSLLSASSQLNLMEVDPIDDKEFDIPQVDTPPTLESILNELDDEEEPFMLEDTCTLSTDNMDAHSCDTSSLASSDSGDPAHLKRKRRMVDLNATVHGSVLRHSLLKGISAQIVSAADKVDAGLPTAITVSGVIAVGTSHGLALVFDTNQALRLCLGTKTTGAEFGAVSALSINHDCSRLLCGFAKGQITMWDLANGKLLRTITDAHPPGTAILHVKFTDDPTLAVCNDSGGSVFELAFRRVMGMRTCDSRCLFSGSKGEVCCIEPLHAPPDFRDHPITHYSLLAMASLTKILVIGLKPTLKVWMTFPYNKSDPSSVPQLAWQFVTVQKTVNPILAFCKGDTVHFLLVKKEEMGTIHVIKQRQLHLSCDIISLSWINSRTLVLVDSHEKLHVVDRPSQEILEMLDLEQVQLVYNSRHFKSLATGGNVSQALALVGEKACYQSVSSYAGQIVYLGTKSSHIMTLRNWRERLDCLLKQEHFAEALTLAWSFHEGTAKAVVGLFGDPIKRKGVVADKMVEILGQFADHTLKKCPEQGKIQVMEQHFYDVVPVLVDYCLLLQRADLLFSHLYTRLVENTVSKGVFLESLESYIVADRLGHLTTPIMRDLLAHYHGNGMMDSLERCIVHLDVTSLDIQQVVQVCWENQLYDAMIYVFNSGMNDYITPMEKLFAVIGPPLREGRSLTDEEVVMGNKILVYISCCLAGRAYPLGDIPEDLVIQVKNQVFEFLIRLHSADWSEEEEVFPFIRTLLHFDTREFLNVLAMTFEDFKNDKQALEYQQRIVDILLQVMVDNPDFTPSQVGGLFTFLARQLAKPDNTLFVNRKLFDQVLEFLCCPDDDSRHTERQQVLLELLQVGGVVQFNEERLLALAEKAKFYQICEFLYEKKHLYDRIIDCYLRDPLREGEIFSYIHNLLSMPGYSPEEKQTVKEKVLQHIQELVTLDPSKSSDVVVLHFTEEVQLIISELEDDELLFKFLSCLLEPREGHHSGADLPLERDLHERLLELLCRFAPQQLLSFLQTSQHYRLEEAIQLTEMNHHSEATAYLLERKGDFHGAFSVLIETLKEKLCLLTAESDTEAEDRRHDEDERTDDSTLTRIKDSLNDIIALCHRSSHNLYQQQREDTQSSEQPCTAHGEQMLGNEVLRGTRQGSVVSTSGDHDGFSETSEGVQSQTHL, from the exons AGCATCCTTAATGAG ctggaCGATGAGGAGGAGCCCTTTATGTTGgaagacacatgcacactgagCACAGATAACATGGATGCTCATTCCTGTGACACATCCTCTCTGGCCAGTTCGGACAGTGGAGACCCTGCACATCTCAAACG aAAAAGGAGGATGGTGGATCTAAATGCAACAGTTCATGGGTCTGTTCTTCGACACAGCCTGCTGAAAGGAATCTCTGCACAAATCGTCTCAGCTGCT GATAAAGTGGATGCTGGACTGCCAACTGCTATA ACAGTGTCAGGTGTGATTGCTGTGGGGACGTCTCATGGTCTGGCTCTGGTTTTTG ATACCAACCAGGCCCTGCGACTCTGCCTGGGCACCAAGACAACTGGGGCAGAGTTTGGAGCTGTCTCCGCCCTCAGCATCAACCACGATTGCTCACGACTTCTCTGTGGATTTGCCAAAGGACAG ATTACAATGTGGGATCTAGCCAATGGGAAACTGCTGAGAACTATCACCGATGCCCATCCTCCAGGGACAGCTATACTGCATGTTAAG ttCACAGATGACCCAACTCTTGCAGTGTGCAATGACAGTGGAGGATCAGTGTTTGAGCTGGCCTTCAG GAGAGTAATGGGGATGCGCACCTGTGACTCTCGATGTCTCTTCAGTGGTTCTAAAGGGGAGGTCTGCTGTATTGAGCCTCTGCATGCTCCTCCAGACTTCAGAGACCATCCCATCACACACTACTCTCTACTGGCCATGGCCTCGCTCACTAAa ATTCTGGTCATTGGCCTGAAGCCCACCCTGAAAGTTTGGATGACTTTTCCCTACAACAAG TCGGATCCATCCAGCGTTCCTCAGCTGGCCTGGCAGTTTGTTACTGTTCAGAAGACAGTCAACCCTATCCTGGCTTTTTGTAAAGGAGACACCGTCCACTTCCTGCTG GTTAAAAAGGAGGAGATGGGGACCATCCATGTCatcaaacaaagacaactccacctcagctgtgacatcatcagcctGAGT tggaTCAACAGTCGCACACTGGTCCTGGTAGACAGCCATGAAAAGCTGCACGTTGTGGACCGGCCCAGTCAGGAGATTTTGGAGATGCTGGACTTGGAGCAGGTGCAACTGGTCTATAACAGCCGACATTTCAAATCGCTGGCTACTGGAGGGAATGTCTCCCAGGCTCTG gctttagttgGAGAGAAGGCCTGCTACCAGTCGGTTTCAAGCTATGCAGGACAGATCGTCTATTTGGGCACTAAG TCATCTCACATTATGACTCTACGAAACTGGAGAGAG CGTTTAGACTGTCTGCTGAAACAGGAGCATTTTGCTGAAGCGCTCACTTTGGCCTGGTCTTTCCATGAGGGAACTGCTAAAGCTGTGGTTG GCCTGTTTGGAGATCCGATAAAAAGGAAGGGAGTGGTAGCTGACAAG ATGGTAGAGATCCTTGGCCAGTTTGCTGATCACACTTTGAAGAAGTGTCCAGAACAAGGCAAGATCCAAGTGATGGAGCAACATTTCTAT GATGTGGTTCCAGTCCTGGTGGATTACTGCCTGCTGCTACAGAGAGC TGACCTGCTGTTCAGCCATCTGTATACTCGCCTGGTGGAGAACACAGTTTCAAAGGGAGTTTTCCTGGAGTCGCTGGAGTCATACATTGTTGCTGATCGTCTTGGTCACTTGACCACACCCATCATGAGGGACCTCCTGGCTCATTACCATGGCAACGGTATGATGGACAGTCTGGAGAGATGTATAGTCCATCTGGATGTCACCAGCCTGGAcatacagcag gtCGTTCAAGTGTGTTGGGAGAATCAGCTCTATGATGCGATGATCTACGTTTTCAACAGCGGCATGAATGACTACATTACACCTATGGAG aAACTCTTTGCAGTGATTGGACCACCACTTAGGGAGGGTAGAAGCCTAACAG ATGAGGAAGTGGTGATGGGAAACAAGATTCTAGTTTACATAAG CTGTTGCCTAGCGGGAAGAGCGTACCCACTAGGAGACATCCCTGAAGACCTTGTGATTCAAGTCAAGAACCAG GTGTTTGAGTTCCTGATCCGTCTCCACTCAGCTGAttggtcagaggaggaggaggttttccCCTTTATTCGTACACTCCTCCACTTTGACACGCGGGAGTTCCTCAATGTCCTCGCCATG ACATTTGAAGACTTTAAGAATGACAAGCAGGCCCTTGAGTACCAGCAGAGGATAGTGGACATCTTACTCCAG GTGATGGTGGACAACCCAGACTTCACTCCCTCCCAGGTGGGCGGGCTCTTCACCTTTTTGGCTCGACAGTTGGCCAAACCAGACAACACACTTTTTGTGAACAGAAAGCTCTTTGATCAG GTTCTGGAGTTCCTGTGTTGCCCTGACGATGACTCCcgacacacagagaggcagcaG GTgctcctggagctgctgcaggtcgGAGGTGTGGTGCAGTTTAATGAAGAAAGGTTGTTGGCTTTGGCAGAGAAGGCCAAGTT CTACCAGATCTGTGAATTCCTTTACGAGAAGAAACATCTCTATGACAGGATCATCGACTGCTACCTGAGAGACCCCCTACGAGAG GGGGAGATCTTCAGCTACATCCACAATCTGCTGTCCATGCCTGGCTACAGCcctgaagagaaacaaacagtaaaggaAAAAGTGCTGCAACACATCCAG GAGCTGGTGACACTTGACCCCAGCAAGTCATCTGATGTAGTGGTGCTTCATTTCACTGAAGAGGTGCAGCTAATCATCTCTGAGCTTGAG gATGATGAGCTACTTTTCAAGTTCCTCAGCTGCCTCCTGGAGCCCCG GGAAGGGCATCATTCAGGGGCCGACCTGCCTCTGGAACGTGACCTCCATGAGCGTCTGCTGGAACTACTGTGCCGCTTTGCACCCCAGCAGCTCCTGAGCTTCCTCCAGACTTCCCAGCACTACAGACTGGAGGAGGCCATACAA cTAACAGAGATGAACCACCACAGTGAAGCCACAGCCTATTTACTGGAGAGGAAGGGCGACTTTCATGGAGCCTTTTCTGTCTTGATAGAG ACACTGAAGGAGAAACTGTGTCTCCTCACTGCGGAGAGTGACACAGAAGCAGAAGACAGACgacatgatgaagatgagagaaCCGATGATTCAACACTGACCAGAATAAAGGATTCACTGAATGACATCATCGCCTTGTGTCATCGAAGCTCACACAACCTCTACCAGCAACAAAGagag gacacacagagcagtgagcagccatgtacggcgcacggggagcagatgttggggaaTGAggtgctcaggggcactagacagg GCTCTGTGGTTTCCACTTCTGGAGACCATGATGGCTTCTCAGAAACTAGTGAAGGAGTCCAATCCCAAACACACCTCTGA
- the LOC128453077 gene encoding DELTA-stichotoxin-Hmg2b-like yields the protein MPHRHCAVEINNNSSSYTLANPRVFTESGHCAVPLPPMVGPCSAGSAMFNKTTGCATGAVGVFTYDLFNADLNDYSHVMAVMYSVPYDRMLYSNCFAVGIFERGNDCDYNLYDSMYNGGENNFVRAKADGSCIPYEGDYVIVSASMSDSGEAILRVDISDTVMY from the exons ATGCCTCATCGCCACTGCGCCGTGGAGATTAACAACAACTCCAGCTCCTACACTCTGGCCAACCCAAG GGTGTTCACTGAGAGCGGCCACTGTGCGGTCCCTCTGCCACCCATGGTGGGTCCCTGCTCTGCTGGCAGCGCAATGTTCAACAAGACCACCGGCTGTGCAACTGGAGCCGTCGGCGTCTTCACCTACGACCTTTTCAATGCCGATCTGAACGACTACAGCCACGTCATGGCTGTCATGTATTCTGTGCCCTATGACCGGATGCTCTACTCCAACTGTTTTGCTGTGGGCATCTTTGAAAGAGGAAATGACTGCGACTACAATCTGTATGATAGTATGTATAATGGAGGTGAAAACAACTTTGTAAGAGCAAAAGCTGACGGCTCCTGCATTCCTTATGAGGGCGATTATGTTATTGTCAGTGCCTCCATGTCTGACTCAGGTGAAGCAATCTTGAGGGTGGATATCAGTGATACTGTCATGTACTGA